In the Limanda limanda chromosome 1, fLimLim1.1, whole genome shotgun sequence genome, one interval contains:
- the LOC133012327 gene encoding plexin-C1-like: MILLSGLLVIVWGEAALCLGPDGSFTFNRDIQHYAVATNTVYVATDDTLYQLSHDLTLVQRVTQRGVLKGEMFHRVSETDFSDATFTINVLLPFVENDTLISCGAIDKECGHCEILKLMDISSLQHSESFQVGSLDHSSASVAVLVKVEKNPTKTDTFILTAIEQSPKQKERAENCSTNLATVQLQNAEENQNGGIFSLNENQGVPSIKSIDKVEFVEFVDGFQISSTMYLLSNVRSADTSNRIRLIWLEGKGSKTLTLKSLRGATLRVSEAGGHRLVASSVIPGAQPVLWSGVFSADVGRTNTELLVFDISPDFTGKANTDPDFYSGSRESSAPEPKTLRPKAVLFRHSNMTSVLAVRHNTWVVFFIGTGDGQLIKLSVDKDYHTSCPTVLFRADDDRQVFPKIQLDPIDRNYVYVPVRNQMKRVPVSKCNTYRDVKECWSAQDPQCVWCGSKDSCTFEDDCVDSDWLSIPEDYQEKMVSHRVAKEPTGQITLNVQTHLTAGQTARSNFACQFSARSSAIHCTSGPAPMFPQCTCILPNGTLPEEVFVKIRLGTMQLSERLTLTKCSDIAGPPTSVLCRQCFKAGCDWSKNKCSWANGVRNDSVCKRMVSGTKFSTPEISSIDPGVVSFYGRNHAVLYGRNLSDVTRVRIQAHTECKPQESPVWNNMGTSLMFHIPTADSKGVVKVCALLPDGSCHGSSNITYQSSPSCSNIVPNSTWLSGKRKLTIIGSHLDFVEGVTQSHAPQEVRLPENRSYQNLIFETVAAVNAQGPFPSTVFLKVGNKTLPCTPTITFYPEPKFISFKSILVGDDVRITIEKKADKLEMNETELSIWGVEGGHHYPCIMTAKERHKETETFSCEIQVTQVAEFQILMIKYGDKMVKLQNKPPFQFIWVLLVLLLISCIIIISEYKKSS, encoded by the exons ATGATCCTCCTGTCTGGTCTGCTTGTTATTGTCTGGGGAGAAGCGGCTCTGTGTCTGGGGCCGGATGGAAGCTTCACTTTCAATAGAGATATCCAGCACTACGCCGTGGCCACCAACACGGTTTACGTTGCTACAGATGATACACTGTACCAGCTGAGCCACGACCTGACCCTGGTCCAGCGTGTGACCCAGAGAGGAGTTCTGAAGGGCGAGATGTTTCACCGGGTTTCTGAGACGGATTTCTCGGACGCAACTTTTACCATCAACGTGTTGTTGCCATTCGTTGAGAACGATACTTTGATCAGCTGCGGGGCGATCGACAAAGAGTGTGGCCACTGCGAGATTCTGAAGCTGATGGACATCTCCAGCCTCCAGCACAGTGAGAGCTTCCAGGTGGGATCCCTGGATCACAGCAGCGCGTCCGTCGCAGTCTTGGTGAAGGTGGAGAAGAATCCAACCAAGACCGACACGTTCATTCTGACCGCGATAGAGCAAAGTCCGAAGCAGAAGGAGAGGGCCGAAAACTGCTCAACTAACTTAGCCACTGTCCAGCTCCAGAACGCGGAGGAGAACCAGAATGGAGGCATATTTTCTCTCAATGAAAATCAAGGCGTGCCATCGATCAAAAGCATTGACAAAGTGGAGTTTGTGGAGTTTGTGGATGGATTTCAGATCAGTTCCACCATGTATCTGCTCTCCAACGTGCGCTCTGCTGATACAAGCAACAGAATCCGTCTGATTTGGCTCGAGGGTAAAGGCAGCAAGACACTGACTCTCAAGTCGCTGCGAGGTGCGACTCTCAGGGTCTCTGAGGCCGGAGGTCACAGACTCGTGGCCTCCTCGGTGATCCCGGGGGCGCAGCCGGTGCTGTGGAGCGGAGTGTTCAGTGCGGACGTGGGACGGACCAACACCgagctgcttgtgtttgacaTCAGCCCGGATTTCACCGGAAAAGCGAATACAGATCCAGACTTCTACAGCGGCAGCAGAGAGTCCAGTGCCCCCGAG ccGAAGACACTGAGGCCGAAAGCCGTGCTCTTCAGGCACAGCAACATGACCTCTGTGCTGGCAGTGAGGCACAATACCTGGGTGGTTTTCTTCATCGGGACTGGAGATGGGCAGCTCATTAAG CTCTCTGTGGATAAGGACTATCACACCTCCTGTCCCACGGTGCTCTTCAGAGCTGATGACGATCGCCAAGTGTTTCCCAAGATTCAGCTGGATCCGATTGATCGTAACTATGTGTACGTGCCAGTAAGAAACCAG ATGAAGCGTGTTCCTGTATCAAAGTGCAACACGTACAGAGATGTGAAGGAGTGTTGGTCTGCACAGGATCCGCAGTGTGTCTGGTGTGGCTCAAAAGATAG ttgCACGTTTGAAGACGACTGTGTAGATTCCGACTGGTTGTCCATTCCTGAGGATTATCAAGAGAAAATGGTTTCCCACAGAGTTGCTAAGGAGCCAACTGGCCAG ATCACACTGAACGTCCAGACTCACCTGACCGCAGGCCAGACGGCACGGTCTAACTTCGCCTGTCAGTTTTCTGCAAGGTCCAGTGCGATTCACTGCACCAGTGGCCCTGCTCCGAtgttcccacaatgcacctgcaTCCTCCCTAATGGCACACTTCCTGAAGAAG TCTTTGTAAAAATTAGACTTGGGACGATGCAGTTATCGGAACGACTGACGCTGACCAAGTGCTCTGACATCGCGGGTCCGCCAACCTCTGTCCT GTGTCGGCAGTGTTTCAAGGCCGGATGCGACTGGAGCAAAAACAAGTGTTCCTGGGCAAATGGAGTCAGAAAT gacagTGTTTGCAAAAGGATGGTGTCAGGAACAAAGTTTTCT ACGCCAGAGATCTCCTCCATCGATCCCGGCGTCGTGTCTTTCTACGGCAGAAACCACGCGGTGTTATACGGTCGTAACCTCAGTGACGTGACCAGAGTGAGGATACAGGCGCACACAGAATGCAAGCCACAAGA ATCTCCTGTTTGGAACAACATGGGCACGAGTCTGATGTTCCACATTCCCACTGCGGATAGTAAAGGCGTGGTCAAAGTCTGTGCCCTCCTCCCAGACGGTAGTTGCCACGGCAGCAGCAACATCACCTACCAGTCATCCCCATCCTGCTCCAACATTGTACCAAACAGCACCTGGCTCAG TGGGAAGAGGAAGTTGACAATCATAGGCTCTCATCTGGACTTTGTGGAAGGTGTCACGCAGAGCCACGCCCCACAGGAAGTCCGACTTCCTGAAAACAGGAGCTATCAG AATCTCATCTTTGAAACAGTTGCAGCTGTAAATGCACAGGGGCCTTTTCCCAGCACAGTTTTTCTGAAAGTAGGCAATAAAACGTTGCCCTGCACCCCAACCATCACCTTCTACCCAGAGCCCAAGTTTATCAGCTTCAAATCCATCCTTGTCGGGGACGACGTGCGCATCACCATAGAG AAAAAGGCAGACAAACTGGAGATGAATGAAACAGAGTTGTCAATATGGGGCGTTGAGGGAGGACATCATTACCCCTGCATCATGACAGccaaagaaagacacaaagagactgAAACGTTTTCCTGTGAAATCCAAGTCACACAGGTTGCTGAATTTCAGATTTTAATG ATAAAGTATGGGGACAAGATGGTGAAACTCCAAAATAAACCACCGTTTCAGTTTATTTGGGTGCTGCTCGTTCTGTTGCTGATATCCTGcattatcatcatcagtgaGTACAAAAAGTCCAGCTGA